Below is a window of bacterium DNA.
ATTGTGATGCCGTATGTCGCGCATATGATGTAGCTGCTCTATCTATTACAGAAACTCCATAATTAATATATGATTTTGAACCCCATGATTGTCCTAGATTAATTTTAGTATTCATAGTTTTAAAGTTTTGAGCTCCTGCCCCAGACCAAGCGCCTAAACCTATTCCGACAACTGTCATAACACTAGCTTTGATCCAATCAACTTCAGACCAATCACCATTTCCTGCTATCAAATCCGATCCTACACTTCCTGTGAAGCCTAATGTTCCACCTACAATCATGGCTCCTATTACTCCAATACCACTTGCTCCTACTAGTGTGGTAACTCCACCAATTAATGAGTCAAATCCTACTTGGTACCAATTGATATTTTCC
It encodes the following:
- a CDS encoding RHS repeat-associated core domain-containing protein; its protein translation is YLNSRYYDANIGRFINADGLLGSFGDSQTTNMYAYCANNPVMMVDPNGDFPILIAAFIIGAIISGAASAISQGATDGWENINWYQVGFDSLIGGVTTLVGASGIGVIGAMIVGGTLGFTGSVGSDLIAGNGDWSEVDWIKASVMTVVGIGLGAWSGAGAQNFKTMNTKINLGQSWGSKSYINYGVSVIDRAATSYARHTASQLLANAVRGYQVQAISRALASALFAMGISEFMQG